GCAGGGGAAGGCATGTTACCACCGAAAGGGAATTGATCATGTTGGAAAAAGGTGGTTTAATTATAGACAACCCGGGCATGAGGGAATTGCAGCTATGGGATGCTGGAGAAGGGATGCTGGATCTTTTCAGTGATATTATCGAACTTGAGATACAGTGTAAATTTTCCGATTGCTTACATGAGAGTGAACCGGGATGTGCCGTTAAAAGAGCCATAAGTGACAAATCCCTCTCAGAAAAAAGGTTAGAAAGTTTCAGGAAATTACAGAGAGAAATGCGTGCTGTTGAAAGGAAAAAAAACCCTCAACTTGCAGGAAAAAAGAGATGGAAAGAAATTGCGAAAATGACCAAAGAGATTAAAAATGTTAAGAAACGATAAATCAATTAAACCATTCCCGAATCTCAAAACTCATTCTAATCATTTATTCTCCGAATAAAAATACAATCAAAAACTTAGCCCACCCCTAAGGATGGCTTCAACAAAGCAACCAGCCACATGCTACGGAAGTTCTTCAATACCCAGCTAATAAATGCCGGAATGCCACAGGAAATCCGTGAGCATATGATGGGGCACAAGTTAAAAGATAGGGTCCGGGAGGCATAATTCCTAGCTGACCCTGAAGAGTTAAAAAAGGTTTACTTAAGGTATATAGATCACCTATCAGTCAAAGACTCTACGGCTGGAAAATATTCACTAGATGAGATCCGGGAACTACAAAGACAGAATAAAAAGTTATGTGATATAGTCTCAGAGATGAAAAAGAGTTGAAAGAACTGAAGGAAGAAGTTTAAGGGGTTATTTTTTTTGAATTATTGAGAACAATTATTAAATTAAGTTTTTATATTACTTAATCAGATATTGACCTGCAGAAAGGCTTAAAGATAATTATAATTGAAAGTGAATGGTTAAAATGAATCAAGGATCACCCAAAACTAACATTATTTTATGCACTATATTCATGTTAGTTGCTTTGATGAATAATTCCCTAATTTTCGGGGGCTTCTGCATATTTGGTATTGTTTTAAGTATGTTTGAAATTAAAAAATTTGATAATAATAAACTTCTTTTATTAATAGGGGCATTAATTTTAGCGATCTCCTTAATATTAGCCTATTTTCAGTTATCATCACTGTCATATTCTGGAAATAAGCTATTTAATTATTTTTTTGCAATAGTATTTATATTAACCGTATTATTATGGGCATATGACTTAACACACGATTATGAGCTCTCTAAAATTAGTCTAATGGAAAATGTAAGTCAAAAAATGAAGAATTTGTTAGCTATCCTCCTTTTGGTGTTAGGTGTAATTGTGGGATTGTTGATTGGGGTATTTTTCTTTAATATTTAATCTAAAAACCCAAAACTCCTTCTAATTACTATTCTAAGAATAAAAATACAAAATACAAGTTAGTCCTTTCCCTAACAATTTATTTCTTCTTCTCGAAAATAATACATAAAAATTCACTAGTTTTTACTCTAAGTAATAACTTTCCTTTTGATAGACTAAAAATAACGGACTTAAAACCTCAAATCTTTATATAATCATAAGTGATTAATAATAATTAGGTGTTTAAAAATGGATGTCGTTAGTCTTGGTTTGATTTGTGGTTTGGTTTTTGGTCTTTTTTCCAGTTTGATAATGATTCCTATGAAAGTGGAGTCACAGCGCAGGAAGTATGAAGCTATTTCAAGTGCTTTTGTGGATCGTTTTATGATAGGTTTAATAGTTCCTAGTGCTACTTTTGGTTTAGATCCTTTGATTAGTGGGTTAATTATAGGAATTGGTTTAAGTCTTCCATCTGCTATTATAACCCGGGCTTATGCACCCATAATGGTTGTAGGGGCTGTTGGAGGTTTAATTATTGGTTTTGTAACCAAGTCAGTGGTAGGTTAATACTGGTAGATCTTCGTATTTATTGTAGGGGGTAGCAATATGAAAGATGAAAATTTAGTAGCTTATTGTGGACTTTACTGTGGTGATTGTTATAATTACACAGGTTCCATTGCTGATTTAGCCAGGGATTTAAGGAAAGAATTAAGAAAGAACAAATTTAAGGAAGCAGCTGAAGTTATGCCTTTTAAGGAATTCGATAACTATCAGGAATGCTATGAATGTCTTGGGGCAATGGTAAAGTTAAGATGTAAAGGCTGTAAGGGTGGTTTCAGATCTAAATTTTGTAAAATAGCTAAATGCGCCCAGAAGAGAGAATACCAAGGATGTTGGGAATGTGAAGAATTTCAAACCTGCTCGAAATTCGACTTTTTAAAGCCCATTCACAAGGAAGCCAATATAAAAAACCTTCGAAAGATAAAAAGACAAGGAATTGATGGTTTTCTCGAAGGGAAAAGACATTGGTAAAATAATTCTTTATAACTTCAAACCCCAAAGCAAACTGACAACTTAGACTTTAACAATTTATTATTTCTTCTCAAAAATAATACATGAAACTTCAGGACAATATCCAATTTTAGAAGTGTGCAGAACATTCAAAATGAAGACAGTAATCCTAGCACAAGCCTCCTCTGGACTGGCAGGGTCAGATCTCCTCAATCTAAAAATTTCAGACTCCAAGGATGGCATCAAAGAAGTATATGATGACAATGACAAGCCCCGAAAGATATGCCAGTTAAGCCTCGAAAGGAAGAGAACACACATAAAATTCACTACTTTCTTTAGTGAGGAAGCGGTTGAAGCTATTGAAAAATATTTAGAGTTTGAAAGAGAGGATATTCAGCCGGATGATCCATTATTTTCAAGGTATAGGGCTGGTGGAGACCACCTGAGTACCATGGCAATCCAGCACTCCTACCGTGAATTGAACCGTTACCTTAACTGGGAGACAGATGAAGATGGTTTTTATAAACTATCAGCTACATGATGCGGAAGTTTTTCAACACCCAACTGATTAATGCAGGAATGGCCGAGGAAATCCGGGAGCATATGATGGGACAAAAGCTTAAGGATAGGGTGCGGGATGCATACTTCCTAGCTGACCCTGAAGAGTTAAAAAAAGTTTACCTAAGGTATATTGAACACCTATCAGTCAAAGACTCCACGGCAGGAAAATATTCACAAGATGAGATCCGTGAATTACAAAGACAGAATAACAGACTGTGTGATACAGTTGCGGAGATGAAAAAAGAGTTAAAAGAACTGAAAGGTGAAGTTTAGGGTTATTTTTTTTTGATTGGGGGCATTATAAATTAAGTTTTTATATTACTTTAGTGAATATCGATATAAGGCGGTTGAGTGGACATGGAAGATTTAAAATTATATTATTTGGTGGGTGTTTTTTTAATTTTAATTTCTTCTTTTATTTTTGTATTAACCTACGATCCTGTTATGATCATTTTTTGTTTATTTGGAATTATGTTTTTTACTTATGGTTTGTACTGTGATAAACAGTTCTCAACTAATATTTTGGTGTTAATTGTGTTAACACTGTTTTCAATGGTAATTTTTACCTTAATTTACATTTTTAGGGTAATGACTGAAAGTAGTAATATCATTTTTGTATTAGCATTAATTAGTGTGCTTTCAATAATTTTTATTGTCATTTTTGTTTTTAATCTCCATATAAAGACAGCCAAATTCCAAAAAGGCATGGA
Above is a genomic segment from Methanobacterium sp. containing:
- a CDS encoding DUF3795 domain-containing protein, whose amino-acid sequence is MKDENLVAYCGLYCGDCYNYTGSIADLARDLRKELRKNKFKEAAEVMPFKEFDNYQECYECLGAMVKLRCKGCKGGFRSKFCKIAKCAQKREYQGCWECEEFQTCSKFDFLKPIHKEANIKNLRKIKRQGIDGFLEGKRHW